Part of the Ornithodoros turicata isolate Travis chromosome 6, ASM3712646v1, whole genome shotgun sequence genome, CCGAGGTCATCCATACGCACCCTCTAAAAGCTCCTCAACTTCTCCAGAGAACCCGAATGCCCATGACGTCGCTCTGTGACGTGGATTGTCCCCTCAAGTATAGAGTCATGCCGTCTGCGCAGGGAACAAATTTTCAGCGAGAAATGAAATCTCGCCGCTGCTCCCCACGCTAATGTGACATCCCATGGACCTGGCTACGTCACGCCAAGAGGTCGAGCCGGACCTGCAAGGCCTCGCCGTACCTCTGGCTGCTTTTTAACGGCATTTTTTGTAATGGCGAGAATACGGTGCATGGTTGTACTGCTCGTCATAGACAGCCTCATAAGTGAAGAAGACTTACAAGCGATGCTGTGTGCCACATCTTTGCACCTTTAATGGAGCAATGAAGTGACCGCCAGTATTTTTAAATTTTCCGTTGCTTTGGGTTGCGCGCTGAAAAGTATGAATATCTGCAAAAGATTTATGGCTCAATCTCAGCCGTGGAGAATTTCGATTTTGCCAAGCGCGCCGCGCACCACAGAAGGTGTTGGCTCCTCGCTGATGACGTAGTTAGTGTATGCGGATCAGGTGACTGGCAGCGGAGAGCCAACAGGAGAGCTGACGGTACGTCAAGGAGTGACGTCAACCTCACTTGTTCTCTGAAGGAGTGGAGGAGATTCCAGATCGCCATATACCTCCACCCTCTCCACCCTCAACGTTTTGATGTTTGCGGGAAAAAAAATGTGAGAGATGGTAATCGTTTTTGCGTAAAAAGGCTAGTTCCTTGTGTGACCAGTACAAAAGTATTATGGAGGGGCCCTTTACTGCTCCGTTGAATAATGGGTAATAAAAAACTGGTGTAACTAGGCTTCGTGCATCATCTTCGTTCCTTTCGTTTCATTTTAAAATTAGTTTTTAGTTTCAAACTCACTTTCCAAATGAATATATCGAATAATCACTTAAGTATCTTTAAAAGTGTTGCGGGGCAATAAGCTACACAATGAATGCAGTCAGTGCTCGATTTATGAAAGATCAacgtttctttaaaaaaaagaaaagaaaggaaactttAATAAATCGGAGTTTGGAATAAGGAAGGGGAAGTGTCTTGCCTTAGTAGGGCACCTGTTCATAAAGCCagggaattcgtaaatcgagggttcatactttaaaagcgataaaaaatgTAAGAAACCGTGCCGGAGGTATTAACTACCTATCAGCACAATTTTTAACCCTTTTCGAGGTTTCATAAATCGAGGGGTTACTGTATTATCTTTACTTCCTTCTAGCTACACTTACACCCACCGTTCAGTCCGAGTAAGCATTGAATTTCCAATTAGTCACCAGTTAGGACACTACAGGGAGGAAGTAGGGCTGTGATATATACGCTGCATTCAGGAAGTACCTTAACTCCTCCCAGTAGTGACGTTACACGTTTGCATGGAGATCTGTTATTCATTTGCGTGCCATTATGTGACGCACGTGCAGAATAACAGAACCACGGAGGTTCTCGTCCAGTTGGTACCTTGCCTTGGGCGCCACATCCATCCTGGGAGCTGGCATCCTTCTGGGCTATTTCGTCTTCGGAGGTCCCACCTCGCCCGTTGCAGGTACGGCTGTTCCGATGCAAGTGAAGTGAAAAATGCTCGCGAGAACTGTAACCGCCACCGTCAATGAGACGGCCGCGAGTTCAGAAACCAATTTGACGTGGCCGACGCTCTCGCGTCCGCGCGGTGCACAGCTGCGCTACGACGGGGGAAATCACGCCGTCTGCAGTCTAGCGGTAGACCATTATTTGCGGTAGACCACTGTTTGCAAAGAAACGGTGCAAACCGGAAGACCTACGGGGAACAAAACAGGTTAAGGTACGCTGGAGCTACCTGGCGGCGTGGAGCTGTCAATAGTGTGTTTGCAAACAAGCAGGTGTAACCGGAAGACCAACGGGACGCACATCCAGCTGTCACGCGCTTGCGCACCCTGGCGTCGCGAGAGGGTCTatagaacatgttctatttTTTCGTCGACCGCGCTCGAGAAGTCAGACCAGCACAGTCGCAGTCGCGCTGGTGCTGTCCGCTTTCCGCATGTGCCACGTCCGTAGATCACTGCTGAGTGCTGACGCGCGTCTGACTATGAACACATGGTTCCCGGACGGCTTGGCATGTCGTGTCTGACTTCGGCTGTCGTTGACTGCGACGCCAAAAACGTTGGACTATATATATGCGCTTTAACGTGAGGGATTGACGCGGTAGATTGTTCGACTGTTTTTATCTCGTCGACCACGACGCGCAagattcttttcttcttctttgctgCTCCCAGCGTGTAGTACATACAACGGGTGCATGAGGCATCAAACAACGTAAATCGGAGCCACTGCCCTTTCGCATCAATTGATCAGCAACTTCGACACCAATCTCCAAGCCATTCATTCATAGTCATTTAATATCAATCTTCGAAGGAATCAACTCCTCAAAATCCAACCctaagtgtcacaacccctttagcATCGTGTGCTACAAATGGAAGGGAGGTAATGGGGCTTTCTGTGGATCCCACATCCATTAGTCCTGGTCAACCCAAAACGGATGATTCAATCTCTCCATCCCTTATATTctcctaataataataatttgtgccTGTAGAGGTTCCGTGCGGTTAAGCAGTTCGTCGAAAATATTCCGGCTAAAGAAATACATTTCCCGAAATTAGGAGGGACCCAGGTATATGGTATGAAGTGCGAAACCGGCGTACCTCACCTTCGCACCATTCCTCAAACTCTTCGCCTCTTATGATGCGCGCAAAAGACTCTGTTTTGTTGTCGGTGTTTGTCGTTTTTCACTTTCTTAAAAGTCTGCGACCGAGCCTTGATCAACACCCCCTGTGGAAACAACGTTCTCTTTGTTCGGGCCCAATTTTTGTAGCGGTCCAAAAGATGCGGCGATGCAGATAAACGTATGCGGCAATGGCTGGTTCGTTAGATCGAGCATTTCACTACGTGACAATAAGAAACTGGGAAGGTACTATTCGGAACAAGCAAGGTCTGTCTTCCTACCACGAGAAGGTTTACTTTTACATTATTCAAATGTATTGCTACTTTGATAATCCCGACTGTCACCGTTACCATAGTGGGACCTCGTTTCTTTCATGCAGGTTTGGAGCTGGTTGAGAACGGAAATAGTGACAACAGCTTAGGCATTCCTGCAGCATTTTCTGGTATGTTCCCTACCATTTCCCATTCTTTGCTTGCCcttcctttttcgttttttctggATCCTCGCTCTTCTGGCAACCTTCTATGCGCGGGTGAAAATTCAAACTTGGAATTCGGTAAAGTGGTGGGTTCGACCGCGCACTACGCAGCATGCTGCACTCTATACGCTCGTCCCATAGCATAATCTTGTAGGACGAAGACGAGCGCcgttagcattagagtcctcggtacgcaagaatcgcggcgtggtctgtcctCTGTCTGTAGCAACGGCGctgcgcgcatgcgcggtgagtggagagggaaggagaaaAGGAGAGGGTGCTTGGAGAGCGCGGCGCGGGGCGTGGCGGGGCGCAAccggcagtgcagctgtggtggtcgacaggttcagacgttcccgcgccatgggttatgaaagctgtgtgGAGGGGCGGCGGCGAAAGACGGTTGActgagacggcgccgccaagctgaatcgaaGGAAGCCCGAAAGGCGTCTTGcattagcgttgtgtagggtcgctGAAGGGTTGTGAAAGCgagttcccaaagggttttcaagttttaattcctaacgcatttccgtccgATCGACCatgatttttttgtttgcttgtttgtttttcagTCGACGTATCGAATAAAAATGGTTCCGACGTCACTCCACTAATGCGACGTCCAGCCAACAAGCGCTTCAGGGAGCCAATTGATAAATACGGTAGACGTCGTGACAGTAAAAAGAACAGGAACAGAGCAACGGCGGTGTCTCTGCACGCTGTAACAACTGCGAAGGACAACACCGATATTACTACTGAAGAAAGATCGGAGACAGGTAGGCACGGTGTCCCGGCTTCCTCTAACGCGCTACAAGCTACATGCCTGCATGCTAGTGAAGGAGGGCGCAAAACGGTATCGATGACTACACAGACCGATATAGCAACAGGACACGATAAAACCTGCATTTTGGTGAACGACACACAAAAGTAAACGCTGTCCTCCACCAAAATTGTGAGTACACCTTAATTGTAAATACTGCTCAGAAAGTGTATACCAGTAAAGAATGTCGTCTACAGCAGTGAACAACATGAGGTCCTAGGACGGTTTCTGTACGATAAAAGACACTCTATACGATGAGTCTGCCCGCATAAGAAATGCGCGAGGCGGCTTCGTCTGCTGTATAGCTAATACCGGTAAATCGAGTCATCAGCGATATCATTGCGCGCGCGTTAATCTAATGCATCTCGTGAGCAATGACAGACACGGAAGTGGAGTATACAGCACTTTCCTGTGCTTTATGTATCAGTCAATCTTACTTATGCAATATCTAAAACTTCTCGCTTCCTGACTAGCATCGGAGACAAGTGAGCTCGGGCGAGATGCTATTCCAACGGAAGGTAAACTATATAGCTACACATGTTCTCCGCGACCATGCTAAATATAGCGTCGTTTGTAATTTTAGCTCAACGAGACATGGAGCACCGTACGTACGAAAACATTATTTATTGATTACATCACATCATGTTTAGCCGGTCACTACGGTTCTATAACAGCCTCACCATCACGCTGAGATAGGACCTCTGTTTACAGCGAAAATCAAGAAGGCCGTCAAAACATCGACGTCAAGAATTATCCCTGTCATCACAGCGCTATCAACTAGGACAACTCTGACTGCAGCACAATTAATCAGGACCTCAATAAGAATAGCCCAGTCAACCAGGAAAACGCGTAGGGTGTCCAAAATCAGCAGGAAAGCGCACAAGGCAACAAAAATGGCCAGGACAAGGTTCACGCTAACACCACGCTCTTCAACATCGCGTAGCAGAACAAAGGCTTCGACAGCACCCAGTATACGCACTAGTGGAGCGTCGCCGAAGAGTGTCCGCATCCCTGGAGCGAGGCAGTTCACATCACGCTTGACTGtgacaaaaaagaaggaaacgtCAGCAACAAAGCCTCCAGCACCAACGAAGACACACAGTAAGCTTTCGCAGCGTAAATGTATTCAGGCGTGTTGGTCACGAAGCTACAGCAAATTTCAGAAAGAAAACCATCTTCTAGACGCCTTGCATACTCGTCAACATAtttacatttctaaaaacatCAGGTACTTTCCACTCAGTCGAATAGGAAGAAGACATTGCTTTTCTCGGTTGAGTGCAAACAatgttgtttttatttattttttacggcCGACTGTCTCTTTGTACTCGACGACGACTTTCTCAACGCGTGGTCTTGGAAACACTACGCATTAATAATCGTTCTTGTACTTATACCAGAATTATTCAACCGGTGATATGTATAGGTTATCACAGATATGCTTTTGTTGTAGAAGATGACGTGAATGAGGTCTGAACCTTCCGAGAAGACTAGGGCATGGAAGGGTTTCACTGAAAAGCTAGTGGCCGTGCACGTCATAGTCAAACGTAGAGTCCGTACCATAGTTTGCTTTGAGCCTGTCATGTAGTGAAGTTCTTGCAACCTCACTTCGAACATACTAAACCGTACCCATATCAGTTCATTCAACGCTGTTCTCTTCGTTTCATGCAGGATCTATTCTGAGCATGACAACAACAAAGAGCAACAAAAGCACAGCAAGGACTACAGCGACGCAAGCCTTCTATACAACTTCAACTTCGATGACATCATCCAACGTAGGCCGTGGTAGGTTACATATATTTGGGGTGACATCGCTGTACGCATAACACAGACCGTTATCACTTGCGGTGCCAGAGAAGCCGTTCATAAATGAAATCTTATACAGAGATGCAGACGTCCTATTCGGGACACTCTCGGACTCCATACCTGCCTCCAGAGCAAACATTTTATTCCAAAACAATATCTTTGCTAGTATAAGTGAATGTTTCAGAAGGGTGTGCACTCTGTTGTTCCCTCAAATCAGATGTGATAGCAATATCATACTGCAAAGTGGTTGACATGGAGCGTGCTGTTTAGCAAAGTTCAGTTTTTACCCACATGTAATATCTTCCTGTTTCTTTCCTTTCAGTACCTTTGGTGTCCTATAAgccaccacgaccaccaccaccgagtAAGGTTTCTGACAAACTTgccactacactctaaaaacacatgCTCACCATATACGTATCGCACAATAAGGGGCGAACGGCATACAGAATATTATGCGCATTTTTGTAACAGTTTGTTTACTTCACACTTTACATGTAAAGTGTGACAGAAAAGGCCCCGTTTTCAACACTCAAAAGACAGAATGTTATCAGTGTGGGGATATCAAGTGCTTATTatctggtgaagttctgcttttttACAGTGCGTAGCGTTCTTGACTTCGTATAGCCTTCTAAAACAGACAATAGAGAGAtctagtacatcgtacgctgtcgccttcgCGTACGTACAGGATAGCGTTGGTACTTCTGCGCACACCCATAGCAGAGAGaggagcttcgcgcagtgcgcagaaccaccaacgctatcccttacgtacgcagtcgcctttgcgtacgtaagggatagcgttggtaaTTCTCCGCACGCGTAAATACGTAAACagttttgcgcattgcgcagaaccgccaCGCTATCacctacgtacgcaaaagctAAGAGTGTACGATTACTACCATTCACTATATTAGTGACTTTTAGTATACCGTACGCTGTCACTcttgcgcacgtaagggatagcgttgtggttccgcgcaatgcgcaaagctctctttatgtcttgcgcgtgcgcaaagCCACCAACGCTATGCTTAtatacgcaaaagcgatagcgtacgatatactaactCACTATTGTTCCTTTTCTGACGCAGCGAAGAAAAGACGGAACCGCAAGAGACCAAGACCAGCAGCAAAAAAAGGTAACTCAAGATGACGACGACAATTAGAAAATAAGAAACAACAAAGCAAGAAATAAGGGGTAGTGAGATATTTGACTTGGACTGGGTACTGCGGATGTAAGGGACTCCTGGACTGGGTCTGGCGGATGTAGGAGGGATTCTTCATGCACAACGGCACAGAACGATACTGTAGTCACTTAAATGCACAGTAATGCAGCAAGCAGGCAGAACAAGTTACAAATGCGACAGAGAACGCTGATTTCAACAAAAAATGAGATATAACCCGGCTCCGGGCGATGTCTGGCGGTAATTAAGTAATCCAGAATTCGTCAACCAACAGTGATATATGTTCCAGATGGCTACGTAGCCAGCACGTAGTGAACTTTTAATTGTTTCAGACTCAGTGTTGCTCGCATGCAATGCAGTTTTGCCGCCACACTTGACGAGCAGTGTGCAGTTGCTGACCACTTCACAATGTTACCCATAATTTTCAATTTTGAGATTGAGTagcgggggcgtacgcccttctcTGACCGTGTCACGCAAGCTTGTGCGCCTCACATTTTAAACAAAGGAGGGAGGGAGGGCATGATATTTACTATAGGACAGTGTAATGTCGGATCTTACGTCGTTCAATAGGCGGATAGAATAAACGTAGCAGTATACGGGATAGCAGTAAATACACGACATATTTACGTTTGTTCTCTCCAGACGGTACAACACGATCAACGTTGACAACGCCCTCGGCGAGGACGTCGAGTTCACGTACGACCGTGCTGACAACCAGCAGCACGCCAACGCCTGCGAAGAAATACGCCATTGGTATAGGTGCCTCTCACTGTGTATACATTACATTCCTAAAATGTGCTTACGAATCGTTAACCTGCAGTGAAACGACGCAGAAAGCTCAAGCATTTGCCGAAGATGCTTCATGTTCAAGCTGATATGATCGGAGATCAATCTGACATCACGAATACAGACGAAACACAATAAATGTTCATACTGTTAGTCAACAAGTATACCATGTACACAGCGTCATGTTTAAATATATTTAGCATCAACCACAAGAGATTTGTTGAGCTGTCATTCGCAGATAAccatatatacgtatatagtATGAGGACATAGATAGTACTAAGCACATAATCCAGGAGCAGCCATCCAGTCTGCCATGCGCATCCTGCAGCTACCACCTCTCCCTATTCCTCCTTCAGCATCATATTGTGAGGTATGATATAAATAAAGTTGGTTTGAATGATAGGCTGTGATGACCGATGTGATGTTGAAGCCTAGCGGGCTTttgaagttgttttttttttcgtttccatCCAACAAAAGATGGCGGTGGCACCGGAAAAAAAGCTACAACAAAGTAGCTTGAGGGCATCCGGGGGCCGCACTGACACTAGGTAGCACTATAAGACACAGAAGTACAGTAAAGTGGAAAATTCACAAGAATCAAACACATGCTACATATTCTCATACCCATAAACTTTCTGTAATAAGTAGATATATGACACAGGAGAATAGTAAAAGAAAAATTATAAAATAAAAGCACAATACAGCTCACTAAGTAAAGGAAAAAAATCATGCACAATTTTCTGCAATACCCATACACTTTCTGTGGTAAGTAGAAACAGGAGAACAGTGAAAAGAAGTACTCAATACAGCTCACTGAGTAAAGGAAAAATCGCACAAAAGTTACAATTTTTATAATTTAATTTGGAATTTAATTATATCCAAAAAACACCATGACATCGTAACTGTTTACGCTTGCATGTTTTCAACCAAGTATAACCGTAGATGCCTGTTAGTGATGTTTTTGAACTCCTGGTTCTCAATGAATGGCATCTAGTTTCCATCGGTGCGCCTTCCATTTCACTTGACGCGTCTTCAGAAGTAAATGGTTTCTAGTATAAAGCGTCACTTTGTCATCCGGCTGGAGGCATTACATAAGAGGGTGGAGCACAATAGGAAAGCAAAAAGAATGACGATTATTTAGAGCACTACGTTCATGGACTCTCAAAATTCCGCACAAAATCATTGTGCGCCACAGATGCTCAGGATGTCGAACAACtatttgatgatgattggggactTTCAtagccaggggcgatactttaTACCCTACTGCTGGTGGTGACGTGGGAAATGAAGTAATGAGTCACGTcgcagtgaggaccgaagtcgtatacggtgtccaaaaaggttaGAATAGCTTTTAGAGCAGAGCGTtaattggtgggctggatttttccatggaccaagcagttttgacgaagagggagcgagagtccagctgattgaGAGACCCGGAAAATGTGGTTCGGGAAAGttgtagtgtgggcaatggagaagaatgtgcttcTAGATCACCTGGGAGAGacaacttgtctcaagcagtatcgccactgagctgtaaaagccacgttGAGACGCATCCTATGAATCATCCGGAAaccgagcgttggatcaactatTCTGAGCACAGATGGGAGCAGAATGTCGTTTGTTCATTggtgggaagccaggggtgcaACTATAGACGTCGGAGGATGGAACGACAGtatcctctcagcagtgcaatactcgtGCGTCTCCGAtatgagagagctgcttctgcggcactgtcagcctgttcattccccacgATACCACAATAAaaccactggagaaccagcctatACCCTGCTTCGAACACAGgctggtaagccattaacacgtccgTGCCTCGTTTGCTTGTGTTTTCAAAGCTTAGAGTGCAAATTTTGAAGCAATAAGCACTGTcagttccggggggggggggggaggcaaaaATCAGGGCGTCAACTCCAATCGCGGATGGCAGTTTGCGAAGTTACAAAAATATTGAGTAGCGCCAAATTCAGTCAGGGGTCAAAAGGGATGACGGCGGGACGAGGGTGGCGGCTTGAGAATCAAGGTAACATTTTTGTGAGCAAAATAGATAGCTTGCCCAGTGTCCTGTTGTGCACGCCCTGGTCGGAGCGAAGATGGGAGTTCTACATGATTGCATTCGATGTTCGTAACTGCGGCTATGCGGGATGTAGTATACAGTCGCGCATAGAAGATATGCGAAGACAGGATAGCAGGAAGAAATAGGGCATATGCGTCGTGGGAATTTCGGAGATTACTTTGGAAAGCCTACCgcgaaacgtttgtcctacccACAGCGCTTGTCGTATACGGCTGCTGGAGCCTTCGGCACGTCTGTTAGTTCCGAGTATGATAAACCCAACAAGGGCACGCGGCGGTAGTGTTTTATTTTATCCAGCATAGCGATTAAAGGGGGCACCAAAGTCCAAAAATTTCCTTGCGGAATGAAAACGCCGCTACCAGTAACActatacactgtaaaaaaaaaaaaaaaaaaaaaaagatccggAATTCTACTCACAAGCGGAGCATCAAACCGAACTGGAAAACTAACCGAAAGCCGGAAAGAACCCTTATTTTTTGTCGGAACCGAACCGATTTAGAAAATTTCGTTTACCGTTCAAACCCGGTTCCAAAACATCGAGAGTTCCAGGCTGACCGTTTTACACCTGACCTTCCTTAAGTGCCCCAACCCATAGGCGCCGACtacgggggggcgcgggggcccttgcccccccagaacatgaactagggggggcgccgcctcccccgggaagtcccgctaagagattgacaccaacctttggggctcggcgcgcccgggtcaaaagagcgaagaggaaccaaccccaaaaatgtaTCTTGCAAttcgtaaaatatgtatccgcccaccatactcattatcacagtagaaggtgaggggaagaaacacagaggatgacacaacacatagcttgaatttcgcccaaagcaatcagatcaatgaaacgaagcagtcgaaaaagtaccagcagctgccagtgaggtgtaacggtagaatcttcggaacgcatattcgttgggagcgggttcaactcccgctgctccatttcatttaCCATATTCATAacattgcgcgcatttcgggtcaaacaccgaggattcaatgcattttgttcctcttgcactcagttttcaaaggcgtaatgccttcagttgtgcacatgttcactgtttacgttctctctgtttttttcttttttttctgttcttccttcctcttatttctataccagttctgcatacatcataagatcccatcagagtgtgtgattcttcagctttagttttgtgttcttcatttttcttttccttttctttccgtcttttgttttattttgctttcttttttctttgccttttttgtcttccccattTCACTCTTTCTTTTGGAATAACACACCGACATCCATGGggtttacctttcttttttttttcttaataaacatatcccccccccccccccgcgagagtacttatttcgcggtgcgcccttgccccccctgggaaaatgaaaactctccgcctctgcccCAACCTGTTCCAAAAGTGACCGGTTCATGCGACATTTTTTGCAACCCGAGTCTCCCGCCCGCATCGATGGAGACAACGTCGGACAACCGCGCTCTAAAGTTTCGTTTCCTTGCGGACAAACATTCAAACAAGCGTTCATGTCACAGCTTCGCGGCCAGCACGTTGGAAGGATAGGGAAGCTCATGCCTCAACCGTCTGTAAAGTAAAACAaccacaactttattgtgagacgaTGAACGGGGAattttcatcgccaggggcgatactctaccctattgctggtggtgatgcggggaatgaaataatgagagaccgatgagcatccacgtgtttctgcaccgatagcttCCGTAGCGGTACCTGAATACAACTCTCCTGAGGCCACCATATTGCCCtaatctaatgcatggaagccaaCGTTTTCTCCCGCTGTTTATTcttttacgctgagtatggcttccaggatttttttgtagctttcgcacgcataaatacgccatcgtgcgccaccggaagttcctcaggtaagtagacaacgagttacgtgCGCAAATGCGGGTTtggtttatctgcacacaccctgtacattaacGAATTCTCTGATTGCGTCTCCTGTAACATCCAGTTATTTGCTGACGTCTTAACTTCTAATGAGGCAGACAATTATTCCGAAGCTCTGCAAATCGCAGTTTTGTGACCTCAGTTTCGGGTGGGAGTATACAGTAAGGATGTGGCCGATGCTCCCAGTATTAGCTGGCATGAACATGAAAAATGGTACGATACTGTCACTTTAGTCACCATTACCATTACTGTAGCGTTGACGCATGATGCTGATTTCGATGCGAACGGGCTAATAATATCACATCCAAGAAAGGTGCTTTAGTTCGTGGCGGAGAAGCGCAGCATCTGTTGTGCTCGAGAGAAAACATGTGTGCTCTGGCCTGAGctggaggaagaagaagaagaagaaaacatgtTCGTGACTTCCATGCGCGAGAGCAGTTTGTTCTCACAAGTCCTTTTTCTCAGCAGTCAATGCGAGTACCATGGCCGAAAACCTTCCTACTACTGCCTCCAAGAGCAGCAAGAAGTCAAAGTCCTCCACCAAGAAGGAAGGAAAGCGGGTCAGAAAGGCTAATCAGGAAACCACGCCAACGGATGCTTACAGCCTTGCTGCACCAGCACAGCCAAGTGAGGAGCCACCAGCGCTGTCAGACACCGGTGGTCTCTTCCAAGGCTTTCGCAGCCAATCGGACGCACCCCGTGATGTTCTTGGAGTGGCAAAATATCAGGCGCCAAGTAAAGCACCGATGGACTCTGACGTGAAGCCTGAAAGATCACCAGATGAATCGAAACGAGGTAAATATTCTGCAGTGATTCATTTCAAACGTGAATTACAGACGCGAAGAAAGGGAGCACTTATGTGCCCCTGGTAATCTATCAACACTGTACAGACCTTGGTAGcttgacgatgaaagatgaaagtcactgaaaaggttagccagctgtagggatcgaacctacatcttctggatctTATCTGGAGCTTATCGGTCAATTTCGCGACTGAACCAGTTTGTTGCACGCATGAACTGGTGGACATTTGTATTGTGGCTCTTGCGCCATGACGTCCTCTAGTGTGCTTGCGAAGAGCAATGCAGCAGAAATAACAATGACCACAAATGGTTTGAGGCTTCAACATCAGTTTCGCTGACGTCACTGTTTTCTATTTTCTCCCTTTGCAGCAAGGGACAAGACGTCCAAGCCAAACAAAACTATTCGAGCCGTGCTGGGAATGGC contains:
- the LOC135399342 gene encoding probable serine/threonine-protein kinase DDB_G0277071 isoform X3, whose protein sequence is MKGSGHRHGSVASLYFSFPESSTLSLYDCETTLTPTVQSEITEPRRFSSSWYLALGATSILGAGILLGYFVFGGPTSPVAGLELVENGNSDNSLGIPAAFSVDVSNKNGSDVTPLMRRPANKRFREPIDKYGRRRDSKKNRNRATAVSLHAVTTAKDNTDITTEERSETASETSELGRDAIPTEAQRDMEHPKIKKAVKTSTSRIIPVITALSTRTTLTAAQLIRTSIRIAQSTRKTRRVSKISRKAHKATKMARTRFTLTPRSSTSRSRTKASTAPSIRTSGASPKSVRIPGARQFTSRLTVTKKKETSATKPPAPTKTHRSILSMTTTKSNKSTARTTATQAFYTTSTSMTSSNVGRVPLVSYKPPRPPPPTKKRRNRKRPRPAAKKDGTTRSTLTTPSARTSSSRTTVLTTSSTPTPAKKYAIGIVKRRRKLKHLPKMLHVQADMIGDQSDITNTDETQ
- the LOC135399342 gene encoding probable serine/threonine-protein kinase DDB_G0277071 isoform X4, which codes for MKGSGHRHGSESSTLSLYDCESEMSENATLTPTVQSEITEPRRFSSSWYLALGATSILGAGILLGYFVFGGPTSPVAGLELVENGNSDNSLGIPAAFSVDVSNKNGSDVTPLMRRPANKRFREPIDKYGRRRDSKKNRNRATAVSLHAVTTAKDNTDITTEERSETASETSELGRDAIPTEAQRDMEHPKIKKAVKTSTSRIIPVITALSTRTTLTAAQLIRTSIRIAQSTRKTRRVSKISRKAHKATKMARTRFTLTPRSSTSRSRTKASTAPSIRTSGASPKSVRIPGARQFTSRLTVTKKKETSATKPPAPTKTHRSILSMTTTKSNKSTARTTATQAFYTTSTSMTSSNVGRVPLVSYKPPRPPPPTKKRRNRKRPRPAAKKDGTTRSTLTTPSARTSSSRTTVLTTSSTPTPAKKYAIGIVKRRRKLKHLPKMLHVQADMIGDQSDITNTDETQ